A region of the bacterium genome:
GCCACATATTGGGCATGCTTATTCGACGATCGCTGCAGATACACTGGCGCGCTATTGGCGCAACAAGATCGGGCCCGAAAATGTGCGTTTTTCTACCGGGACTGATGAAAATTCCAAGAAGACTATCGAGGCTGCACGAGAGGCCGGGCTCGATATACCGACCTACACTGATAAGCTCGCAGCTGAGTGGAGGCAGACATGGGATTCACTCAAGATTAGCTATGATGATTTTATTCGTACCAGTGAGCCTCGCCACAAGCAGGCAGTTGATGATTTGGTCAACAAAATACATGCCGCAGGGGATGTGACGAAGGATATCTATGAGGGGCCATATTGCTTCCGTTGTGAGGCATTCTATAGGTCCGAAGAGCTCGTTGATGACAAGTGTCCGATCCATAAAAAAGAAGTCGAAAATGTCAAGGAAGATAATTACTTCTTCGACTTGCCGAAGTATGCTGACAAGCTCACGGAGCTGATTCGATCTGGTGAATTTGAGATTCAGCCAGAATCACGACGCAACGAAGTGCTGGCCTTCATTGAGCGTGGGTTAGAGCCGATCTCTATCTCGCGCGCCAATCAAGAGATCGGCTTGACCCTGCCATTCGATGAGTCACAGCGCATCTATGTCTGGGTGGAGGCACTCATCAATTACCTCACGGTAGCAGGGTACCCGGGGGCTGGTTATGAAGATTGGTGGAGCAATGTCACCCATATCGTTGGTAAGGATATTATCAAGTTTCACTGCATCATTTGGCCGGCATTGTTGATCTCGGCGGGCGTTGGTCTGCCGAAGCGAGTGATCGCATCCGGGTTTTGGACTATCGATGGTGAGAAGATCTCGAAGAGCCTCGGGAATTCGATCGACCCGGTGGGGCTTGCAGAACAATATGGCAATGATGCTCTGCGCTACTATCTCTTGAGCGAGATTCCGTTTGGGGCGGATGGGAATTTTTCGACCGAGCGCTTTAAGTCAGTCTATGCGAGTGAGTTAGCAAATGGTCTCGGTAACCTTGTACAACGAGTTGCGAGTATGCTGAAGAACTACAATGATAGGAAATACGATCATATGAAGATAGACGAGCATTTCGATACTTCATCTATCGCGGAGGCTGATTTTACTAACGTTTGTGCCGACCTTCAGAAACGACTAGATACATTGAATGCGCAGATCGAGCAAAACAAGCCGTGGGAATTGGTTAAGACTGATAAAGATAGCGCAGTACAATTCTTGGCCCCTCTGGTGGCGCAAATAGTTGATCTCGGCCAGGCAATCGCGCCAATACTGCCGCAGACGGCCGAAAAAGTCGCCCAGATATTCGCAGATGGCGAAGTGCATACTGATATCGGTATTCTCTTCCCGCGCATCGAGGAATAAGTAGTGAATACCGACGATATTTTTGGATTGCTCGATCAGTTTAGTCACATGACGGTCGCAACTATTGCGGGAGATCGACCGCAGGCGGCAACTGTTGGGTTCTCTTTTGATTTGAGCCGCAATGAGAT
Encoded here:
- a CDS encoding methionine--tRNA ligase; this encodes MTRQTNPKKILITTPIYYINDRPHIGHAYSTIAADTLARYWRNKIGPENVRFSTGTDENSKKTIEAAREAGLDIPTYTDKLAAEWRQTWDSLKISYDDFIRTSEPRHKQAVDDLVNKIHAAGDVTKDIYEGPYCFRCEAFYRSEELVDDKCPIHKKEVENVKEDNYFFDLPKYADKLTELIRSGEFEIQPESRRNEVLAFIERGLEPISISRANQEIGLTLPFDESQRIYVWVEALINYLTVAGYPGAGYEDWWSNVTHIVGKDIIKFHCIIWPALLISAGVGLPKRVIASGFWTIDGEKISKSLGNSIDPVGLAEQYGNDALRYYLLSEIPFGADGNFSTERFKSVYASELANGLGNLVQRVASMLKNYNDRKYDHMKIDEHFDTSSIAEADFTNVCADLQKRLDTLNAQIEQNKPWELVKTDKDSAVQFLAPLVAQIVDLGQAIAPILPQTAEKVAQIFADGEVHTDIGILFPRIEE